One Paenibacillus crassostreae DNA segment encodes these proteins:
- a CDS encoding amino acid ABC transporter permease: MGKFDITLVFDHWDRYIEGFMNTIQVSIMALIGSFVLGAIIAIFRIAPIKLLNWVGTVYVEVVRNIPLLIVVFFFYLGLPSLGITLDGFVSGTLGLTVYTASFIAEAIRAGIQAVPSGQSEAARSTGLSYLQTMNHIILPQAIKIVLPAIGNQFINLVKNSSILAVVAGMDLMYYADLINSDTFLPLTVYTFVALFYLVLTVPLSFAVLYLERRFNIADNQ; the protein is encoded by the coding sequence ATGGGAAAATTCGATATCACTCTAGTATTTGACCATTGGGATCGCTATATAGAAGGATTTATGAACACCATTCAAGTTAGCATCATGGCTCTTATTGGAAGCTTCGTATTGGGAGCAATCATTGCGATATTCCGTATCGCTCCTATTAAACTTCTGAATTGGGTCGGGACAGTATATGTAGAAGTTGTTCGCAATATCCCGCTTTTGATCGTTGTTTTCTTTTTCTATCTGGGGTTACCCTCACTCGGTATCACCTTAGATGGATTTGTATCGGGCACATTGGGTCTAACCGTTTATACTGCCTCGTTTATTGCTGAAGCCATTCGTGCTGGGATTCAAGCTGTTCCTTCAGGACAATCCGAAGCAGCAAGGTCGACGGGACTATCATATCTTCAGACTATGAATCATATCATTCTGCCACAAGCGATAAAGATTGTACTTCCAGCCATCGGCAATCAGTTCATTAATCTGGTGAAAAATTCGTCGATCCTTGCTGTCGTTGCCGGGATGGATTTGATGTATTACGCAGATCTGATTAATTCAGATACTTTCTTACCGTTAACTGTTTATACATTTGTAGCACTTTTCTATTTAGTACTCACAGTTCCACTCAGCTTCGCTGTTTTATATTTGGAAAGACGTTTTAACATTGCTGATAACCAATGA